A region of the Actinomycetota bacterium genome:
ATCCGCTCGACCGAGAAGCAGGCGCAGAGCTGGGACGAGCTTCCGGAGGACATCCGCGGCACGTGGGACAAGCTGGGTATCCCCGAGGCGGAGAAGAAGTTCCTCGGCGGCGTTTCAGCCCAGTACGAGAGCGAGGTCGTCTACCACAAGATCAAGGACGAGCTCGACTCGATGGGCGTCATCTTCACGGACATGGATTCGGGGCTGCGGGATCACCCGGACATCGTTAAGGAGTACTTCGGGACGATCATCCCGCCGAACGACAACAAGTTTGCCGCGCTGAACTCCGCCGTGTGGTCGGGGGGCTCGTTCATCTACGTGCCGCCCGGCGTGCACGTCGACATCCCGCTCCAGGCGTACTTCCGCATCAACGCCGAGGCGATGGGGCAGTTCGAGCGGACGCTGATCATCGCGGACGAGGGCAGCTACGTTCATTACGTCGAGGGGTGCTCTGCGCCGATCTACACGCGGGACTCGCTGCACTCGGCCGTGGTCGAGATCATCGCCAAGAAGAATTCGCGCGTGCGGTACACGACGATCCAGAACTGGTCGAACAACGTCTACAACCTGGTGACCAAGCGCGCCGCCGCGCACGAGGACGCCGTAATGGAGTGGATCGACGGCAACATCGGCTCGAAGGTGACGATGAAGTACCCGTCGATCTACCTGCTCGGCAAGGGCGCTCGCGGCGAAGTGCTGAGCGTGGCCTACGCGGGCAAGGGCATGCACACCGACGCGGGCGGGAAGGCGATCCACGCAGCGCCCCACACGACGAGCGTCCTGACGTCGAAGTCGGTCTCCAAGGACGGCGGACGCACCGGCTACCGCGGCCTGGTCCGCATCGAGCCGGGCGCCGACCACGCCAAGTCCAACGTCCGGTGCGACGCGCTGATCCTG
Encoded here:
- the sufB gene encoding Fe-S cluster assembly protein SufB yields the protein MGRNPPSVGSRKGFPVAVSQEEHLKELSKGYRFGWKDPSHSVFEPKKGLDARVVEEISTLKDEPDWMRKFRLKALKHFERRPMPWWGADLSGIDFDDIYYFIRSTEKQAQSWDELPEDIRGTWDKLGIPEAEKKFLGGVSAQYESEVVYHKIKDELDSMGVIFTDMDSGLRDHPDIVKEYFGTIIPPNDNKFAALNSAVWSGGSFIYVPPGVHVDIPLQAYFRINAEAMGQFERTLIIADEGSYVHYVEGCSAPIYTRDSLHSAVVEIIAKKNSRVRYTTIQNWSNNVYNLVTKRAAAHEDAVMEWIDGNIGSKVTMKYPSIYLLGKGARGEVLSVAYAGKGMHTDAGGKAIHAAPHTTSVLTSKSVSKDGGRTGYRGLVRIEPGADHAKSNVRCDALILDEESRSDTYPYVEVEEETAQLGHEASVSRIGEDQLFYLMSRGLSEAEASAMIVNGFIEPITRELPMEYAVELNRLIELQMEGAIG